In one window of Fictibacillus phosphorivorans DNA:
- the lepA gene encoding translation elongation factor 4, translated as MNREEKLKRQAKIRNFSIIAHIDHGKSTLADRILEETSALTQREMKEQLLDSMDLERERGITIKLNAVQLQYKAKDGEIYTFHLIDTPGHVDFTYEVSRSLAACEGALLIVDAAQGIEAQTLANVYLALENDLEILPVINKIDLPSAEPERVRQEIEDVIGLDASEAVLASAKAGIGIQDILEQIVAKVPAPPGDPEGPLKALIFDSLYDPYRGVVTYIRVAEGTVKVGDKIKMMATGKEFEVLELGVFTPKAVQKDFLTVGDVGFLTASIKNVGDTQVGDTITSAVKGASEPLPGYRKMNPMVYCGLYPVDTAKYNDLREALERLVLNDSALQYEPETSQALGFGFRCGFLGLLHMEIIQERIEREFNIDLIATAPSVIYNVTMTDGEKIIVDNPANMPEAQKISVVEEPYVKASIMTPNDYVGTIMEICQKKRGIFMTMDYLENNRVNVLYEIPLSEIVYDFFDQLKSSTKGYASLDYELIGYKPSKLVKMEILLNNEKIDALSVIVHKDFAYERGKVVVEKLKELIPRQQFEVPIQAAIGQKIVARSNIKALRKNVLAKCYGGDISRKRKLLDKQKEGKKRMKTIGRVDVPQEAFMAVLRMDDTNNNNK; from the coding sequence ATGAACAGAGAAGAAAAATTAAAAAGACAAGCTAAGATTAGAAATTTCTCCATAATTGCTCATATTGACCATGGGAAATCTACTTTAGCGGACAGAATTTTGGAAGAAACGAGTGCACTAACACAGCGTGAGATGAAAGAGCAGCTGTTAGACTCAATGGATCTTGAACGTGAACGTGGAATAACGATTAAATTAAATGCTGTACAGCTGCAATATAAAGCAAAAGACGGTGAGATTTATACGTTCCACTTAATTGATACCCCAGGACACGTAGACTTTACATACGAAGTGTCTAGAAGCTTAGCAGCCTGCGAGGGAGCATTACTTATCGTAGATGCTGCTCAAGGAATCGAAGCACAGACGTTAGCGAACGTTTACTTGGCTCTTGAGAATGACCTAGAGATCCTGCCGGTTATCAACAAGATTGATCTTCCGAGTGCAGAGCCTGAACGAGTGCGTCAGGAGATCGAGGATGTTATCGGTTTGGATGCTTCAGAGGCAGTACTTGCTTCAGCAAAAGCAGGTATTGGTATTCAAGATATTTTAGAACAGATCGTAGCAAAAGTTCCAGCACCACCTGGGGATCCAGAAGGACCGCTAAAAGCGCTTATCTTTGACTCTCTTTATGATCCTTATCGAGGCGTAGTAACGTATATTCGTGTGGCAGAAGGAACGGTTAAAGTCGGCGATAAGATTAAGATGATGGCGACAGGTAAAGAATTTGAAGTGCTTGAACTCGGAGTGTTCACCCCTAAAGCGGTACAAAAAGACTTCTTAACGGTTGGAGATGTAGGTTTCTTAACGGCTTCGATCAAAAATGTTGGAGACACACAAGTCGGGGATACGATCACGAGCGCAGTTAAAGGTGCATCAGAGCCTCTACCTGGTTATAGAAAGATGAACCCTATGGTTTACTGCGGATTATATCCAGTAGACACAGCGAAATATAACGATCTTCGTGAAGCTTTAGAACGACTTGTGCTAAATGATTCTGCTCTTCAATATGAGCCTGAAACCTCTCAAGCTCTTGGGTTTGGTTTCCGTTGCGGATTCTTAGGATTGCTTCATATGGAGATCATCCAAGAACGTATCGAGCGAGAGTTTAACATCGACTTGATCGCGACAGCTCCGAGTGTTATCTACAATGTTACGATGACAGATGGAGAAAAAATCATTGTTGATAACCCAGCTAACATGCCAGAAGCTCAAAAGATTTCTGTTGTAGAAGAACCGTATGTTAAAGCATCTATCATGACACCGAACGATTATGTTGGTACGATTATGGAGATCTGTCAAAAGAAACGTGGTATCTTCATGACGATGGATTATTTAGAAAACAACCGTGTAAATGTTCTCTATGAAATCCCTCTTTCTGAGATCGTGTATGATTTCTTTGATCAATTAAAATCGAGCACGAAGGGGTACGCATCTCTTGACTACGAACTGATCGGTTATAAGCCATCTAAACTGGTTAAAATGGAAATATTATTAAACAATGAAAAGATCGACGCATTATCGGTAATCGTTCATAAAGATTTTGCATATGAGCGAGGAAAGGTAGTGGTTGAGAAGCTTAAAGAGCTTATCCCGCGTCAACAGTTTGAAGTACCGATTCAAGCGGCAATCGGACAAAAAATCGTGGCACGTTCAAACATTAAAGCATTGCGTAAGAACGTATTGGCAAAATGTTACGGTGGAGACATCTCCCGTAAGCGTAAGCTTTTAGATAAGCAAAAAGAAGGTAAGAAGCGTATGAAGACGATCGGTCGAGTAGACGTTCCTCAAGAAGCGTTTATGGCTGTTCTTCGTATGGATGATACAAATAATAACAACAAATAA
- a CDS encoding YqzM family protein translates to MNHFEKDVQSKRNDLIDSGMGFVVSFGFFTVIFAIGVILKAIA, encoded by the coding sequence ATGAACCATTTCGAAAAAGATGTACAGAGTAAGCGTAACGACCTTATTGATTCCGGTATGGGTTTTGTTGTATCGTTTGGATTCTTTACGGTAATCTTCGCCATCGGAGTCATTCTAAAAGCAATCGCATAA
- the comER gene encoding late competence protein ComER: MKVGIIGTGNMGSVLASSFIESSAIQPSRLMVTNRTLSKAERLQNAYPKLKVGNTPEEVFRFAEIVFICVKPHEFYSLLSSNKNSISKHQLLVSITSPISCEQLEDLLDCNIARAIPSINNRALAGSSLVSFGKRCHPDYKEKLLSLMSSISTPLVIDENITRISSDIASCGPAFMGYVLQCFINSAVDQTDITKAQATQLASDMIIGMGKLLEKDIYTLPTLIQKVCVKGGITGEGIKILSNEVDEVFDHVIKRTHEKYHEECDKVSQQFEVKEELK; the protein is encoded by the coding sequence ATGAAGGTTGGAATTATCGGAACCGGAAATATGGGAAGCGTTCTTGCTTCTTCTTTTATCGAATCTTCAGCCATTCAGCCATCAAGGCTCATGGTCACTAACCGTACACTGTCAAAAGCGGAGAGGCTGCAGAATGCCTATCCGAAGTTGAAGGTCGGAAATACCCCTGAAGAAGTTTTTCGATTCGCTGAGATTGTGTTTATATGTGTGAAGCCACACGAGTTTTATTCATTGCTTTCTAGCAATAAAAATTCAATCTCTAAACATCAATTGCTTGTTTCGATTACGAGTCCTATTTCATGTGAACAGCTGGAAGATCTGCTAGATTGCAATATTGCAAGAGCTATCCCAAGCATTAATAACCGAGCACTAGCTGGATCATCTCTTGTATCGTTCGGGAAAAGGTGTCACCCTGATTACAAAGAGAAACTTCTATCTTTAATGAGCTCTATTTCTACACCACTCGTTATCGATGAAAATATCACTCGGATCTCTTCAGATATCGCGAGTTGCGGGCCGGCGTTTATGGGTTATGTTCTGCAATGCTTTATTAATTCAGCAGTCGATCAAACCGATATCACAAAAGCACAGGCAACTCAACTGGCAAGCGATATGATTATCGGAATGGGAAAACTACTTGAGAAAGACATCTATACGTTACCAACACTTATTCAAAAGGTATGCGTAAAGGGTGGTATCACAGGAGAAGGGATCAAGATCCTGAGCAATGAGGTCGATGAAGTATTCGACCATGTTATTAAGCGTACACACGAAAAATATCATGAAGAATGCGACAAAGTGAGTCAGCAGTTTGAAGTGAAAGAAGAACTCAAGTAA
- a CDS encoding ComE operon protein 2: MQRISWNEYYMAQSQLLALRSTCTRLAVGATIVRDKRIIAGGYNGSISGGVHCIDEGCYVIDGHCVRTIHAEMNALLQCAKFGVPTEGAEMYVTHFPCLHCCRSIIQSGIKKIYYGQDYKNHPYSIEQFKEAGVIVEKVEMNFLPSTFLTHKA, encoded by the coding sequence TTGCAGCGAATATCGTGGAACGAATATTATATGGCACAAAGTCAATTGCTTGCACTAAGAAGTACATGTACTAGATTAGCAGTTGGAGCAACAATAGTGAGAGATAAACGGATTATCGCTGGAGGTTATAATGGCTCGATCTCAGGTGGTGTTCATTGTATTGACGAAGGCTGTTATGTCATTGATGGTCATTGTGTGAGAACGATTCATGCCGAGATGAACGCCCTATTGCAATGTGCAAAGTTCGGTGTACCGACAGAAGGTGCCGAAATGTACGTAACCCACTTCCCTTGTCTGCATTGTTGTAGATCAATCATACAGAGTGGTATCAAAAAGATCTATTACGGTCAGGACTATAAAAATCATCCCTATAGCATTGAGCAGTTTAAAGAAGCGGGAGTCATCGTTGAAAAAGTTGAAATGAACTTCTTGCCTTCTACATTTCTTACGCATAAAGCATGA
- a CDS encoding DUF3679 domain-containing protein gives MTKFMLKCFGLVTILLFGVLFGIQKAHFEMDELKGTSLESVESNSTPSNEQKESKQNSASVTSHDIKAKQETLSKIDSFNVFSALGQRLTSWISSAFGVMISIFGVIISEMLAVFSP, from the coding sequence ATGACAAAATTTATGTTAAAGTGTTTCGGACTGGTAACTATTCTTTTATTTGGGGTTTTATTTGGTATTCAAAAAGCGCATTTCGAGATGGATGAGCTTAAAGGAACTTCGCTAGAAAGTGTTGAATCGAACTCGACTCCTTCTAACGAGCAAAAAGAATCGAAACAGAACTCTGCTTCCGTAACAAGTCATGATATTAAAGCAAAACAAGAAACATTAAGTAAAATAGATTCGTTCAATGTATTTTCTGCGCTTGGGCAAAGACTCACGTCATGGATCTCTTCAGCTTTTGGGGTCATGATTTCGATATTTGGTGTTATTATTAGTGAGATGTTAGCTGTGTTTTCACCCTAG
- the holA gene encoding DNA polymerase III subunit delta: MLTVDTLKKKIKNNETSPVYLIWGTEIYLAEEAIQTISGLLSPDEKDFNLSVHNLDEISVQEIIEDAETMPFLGDRRVVVIKNANFLTAAKDKSKIEHDFKAFEQYIQNPAEYTTLVIVVPHEKLDERKKIVKLVKAQSEMIQVSELSNDTAEKWLHKEASNLEVSIDVEAVQLLLSRLGTRMAVLAKEMEKMALFVGVNGVITKDTVDTLVARTLEDDVFALVDHVVHKRTEQALRSFYDLMKQNQEPIQIHALITRQFRMINGVKELQKKGYGEKQIASSLKLHPYAVKLAAKHANRFQEVFLRNCLNEFAETDYKLKTGQMDKTLLLELEIVKLSQGS; encoded by the coding sequence GTGCTTACTGTAGATACGTTAAAAAAGAAAATAAAAAACAATGAAACATCCCCGGTCTATCTGATCTGGGGAACCGAAATTTATTTAGCAGAAGAAGCGATACAAACTATATCAGGCCTTTTGTCTCCCGACGAAAAGGACTTTAACTTAAGTGTACATAATCTGGACGAAATCTCTGTACAAGAGATTATTGAAGACGCAGAAACGATGCCTTTCTTGGGAGATCGCCGCGTCGTCGTAATAAAAAACGCAAATTTCCTAACAGCTGCAAAAGATAAATCAAAGATCGAACACGACTTCAAAGCATTTGAACAGTACATACAAAACCCTGCAGAATATACAACGTTAGTCATCGTAGTTCCCCATGAAAAACTAGATGAACGCAAGAAAATAGTAAAATTGGTAAAAGCACAATCTGAAATGATTCAGGTTTCAGAACTTAGTAACGATACGGCAGAAAAATGGCTACATAAGGAAGCTTCGAACTTAGAGGTATCCATTGATGTAGAAGCGGTTCAACTTCTTCTTTCAAGATTAGGAACGCGTATGGCAGTATTGGCAAAAGAAATGGAAAAAATGGCTCTTTTTGTAGGTGTGAATGGTGTAATTACGAAGGATACTGTAGATACATTAGTAGCAAGAACTCTAGAAGATGATGTCTTTGCATTAGTCGATCATGTGGTGCATAAACGAACAGAACAAGCGCTAAGAAGTTTTTATGATCTCATGAAACAAAATCAGGAGCCGATACAGATTCATGCTTTGATCACTAGGCAATTTCGAATGATAAATGGCGTCAAAGAACTGCAAAAGAAAGGATATGGAGAAAAGCAAATCGCTTCTTCTCTTAAACTGCATCCTTACGCAGTAAAGCTAGCGGCAAAACATGCGAATCGATTTCAAGAAGTTTTTCTTAGGAACTGTCTGAATGAATTTGCTGAAACAGATTATAAATTAAAAACGGGACAGATGGACAAAACACTTTTACTAGAGTTAGAGATCGTGAAGCTCTCACAAGGCTCATAA
- a CDS encoding helix-hairpin-helix domain-containing protein: protein MMEKYKQHMNWFIGGGILLILAIIVSLMNYFQSEPNMPTTSQIPKQTEPESLISTDKPNGKNEENNKRKTEIMVDVQGSVNRPGVYELKEGDRVLHAIQMAGGFEERAEIRSVNQALKISDEMIVYVAEKGEKYELQQASSKPLDENGTVVNINSADETVLQTLNGVGPAKAQNIISYREENGPFTTLEQLLEVRGIGEKTIEQWRDQISFE, encoded by the coding sequence ATGATGGAAAAATACAAGCAGCATATGAACTGGTTTATTGGCGGTGGCATATTATTGATCCTTGCAATTATTGTATCTCTAATGAATTATTTTCAAAGTGAACCAAATATGCCTACTACCTCACAAATACCTAAACAAACGGAACCGGAATCGCTAATTTCCACTGATAAGCCTAATGGAAAGAATGAGGAAAACAACAAAAGAAAGACCGAGATTATGGTTGATGTGCAAGGAAGTGTTAATCGTCCGGGAGTTTACGAGTTAAAAGAAGGAGACCGTGTGTTGCATGCGATACAAATGGCTGGTGGTTTTGAGGAAAGAGCAGAAATTCGTTCCGTTAATCAAGCGTTAAAAATATCCGATGAGATGATCGTGTATGTAGCAGAGAAAGGTGAAAAGTATGAGTTGCAACAAGCTTCCAGTAAACCTTTGGACGAAAACGGTACGGTGGTTAACATCAATTCTGCGGATGAAACAGTACTTCAAACGCTAAACGGTGTTGGTCCTGCAAAAGCTCAAAACATTATCTCCTATCGAGAAGAGAACGGTCCTTTCACAACTTTAGAACAGTTGTTAGAAGTTAGGGGAATCGGAGAGAAGACCATCGAACAGTGGAGAGATCAAATTAGCTTTGAGTAA
- the hemW gene encoding radical SAM family heme chaperone HemW, producing MLKAAYLHIPFCVQICHYCDFNKIFIHQQPVDEYLQSMKKEMIHTTTRFKNYEMETIFVGGGTPTALSEQQLQTFLGDVNEVLGNRSLIEFTVEANPEQTTKEKIAVLKANGVNRLSVGVQAFQSSLLKKLGRTHNKEDIYSTVAEAKKAGIDNMSIDLMFGLPGQTMEMFKESVDEALALDVPHISSYSLQIEKKTVFYNLAQKGKLVLPEQELEAAMYEYLIEALDKKGFKQYEISNFAIPGFESKHNLQYWNNNEYFGIGAGAHSYVEGTRRRNAGPLKQYMNLIEEHGFPYIEEHQVPLSEKMEEEMFMGLRKGEGVSDATFMSRYGRSMFDIYKEPIQRLIQKGWLEQREDTLVLTKDGRPLGNEVFQEFIGVVLD from the coding sequence TTGCTTAAAGCTGCATATCTGCATATCCCATTCTGTGTACAAATTTGTCACTATTGTGATTTTAACAAGATATTTATTCATCAGCAGCCAGTAGATGAGTATTTGCAATCTATGAAAAAAGAAATGATTCATACTACGACGAGGTTCAAGAATTATGAGATGGAAACCATCTTCGTAGGTGGTGGAACACCAACCGCTTTGAGCGAACAACAGCTGCAAACGTTTTTGGGTGATGTGAATGAAGTGCTCGGTAACAGATCTCTAATAGAATTTACGGTTGAAGCGAACCCAGAGCAGACAACAAAAGAAAAGATCGCAGTATTAAAAGCGAATGGAGTTAACCGGTTAAGTGTTGGTGTTCAGGCTTTTCAATCTTCCTTGCTAAAAAAGTTAGGAAGAACACATAACAAAGAAGATATCTATTCTACGGTTGCAGAGGCAAAAAAAGCAGGCATTGATAACATGTCGATCGATCTCATGTTTGGATTGCCCGGCCAAACGATGGAAATGTTTAAGGAATCGGTAGATGAAGCATTAGCATTAGATGTTCCTCACATTTCTTCTTATTCGCTGCAGATTGAAAAGAAAACCGTTTTCTATAACTTGGCTCAAAAAGGCAAGTTGGTTCTTCCAGAACAGGAGCTTGAAGCTGCGATGTATGAGTATTTAATCGAGGCTCTTGATAAAAAAGGATTCAAACAATATGAGATCAGCAATTTTGCAATTCCGGGGTTTGAGAGTAAGCATAATCTCCAATACTGGAATAATAACGAATATTTTGGCATAGGTGCTGGAGCTCATAGTTACGTAGAAGGAACAAGAAGAAGAAATGCAGGTCCCTTAAAACAATATATGAACTTGATCGAGGAACATGGTTTTCCGTATATTGAAGAACATCAAGTTCCACTATCTGAAAAGATGGAAGAAGAAATGTTCATGGGTCTTCGTAAAGGGGAAGGTGTTTCTGATGCAACTTTTATGAGTCGATATGGTAGATCCATGTTTGATATCTATAAAGAACCTATTCAAAGACTCATTCAAAAAGGTTGGCTTGAACAAAGAGAAGACACTCTCGTTTTAACAAAGGATGGAAGACCTTTAGGTAACGAAGTCTTTCAAGAATTTATTGGTGTAGTTTTAGATTGA
- a CDS encoding DNA internalization-related competence protein ComEC/Rec2: MNPRYAVLSAGSVFYGIWLSKHPSVTGIVLLAFLVIVIFIQLRQKSIYILIFLPIFFTYSHYDSTHSFTKLTAEQIMFSGSIKSIPKIDGNLLSFELVTNDETVVVYHKIKSAFEKEQLKKLSINLSCIIKGKLEKPRKKSHFYGMDYREYLKNNKIYWTLKTVEFGVEYCKKTNKLSVHEHIKSWRSKNIKELERHFSNNTAGLMNALLFGYRNGIEAETLHYYQGLGLTHLLAVSGFNVGIVTYFLYVILVRVGVVKEIAYGLIIIFLPVYIVLTGAESSIIRAGMMGIIVICFMMLRRKMHPVTLLSTVCIGMLSYNPSFAFNLGFQLSFLMTFVLITSIYVLEKASPLRLLILTSFICSLFSFPIILYHFFEFSLLSIPFNVLYIPFVSMVLFPLSFFTLLLSIFAPRTIPIVNEIIESLFNFSVLFMEKAQFLKMAVVLGRPTDWIFGLYFVAIFYLLYRWELTKRIHIVFSVPFLFVCFIHWGVPYVNPNATISFINVGQGDSILVELPYRKAVYLIDTGGSVSFDQEDWEKREEEYDVTKEVVYPFLKAKGIRHLDGLMITHGDMDHAGGGEFLLEHSKVSNVFLPYKRKNNNLENLIETTSAKNNINVVKLGKGMQWESAHSSFFVLHPGSQESTSNNNSIVLWLKIYNRTFLLTGDMEEEAEREVINSFPKIKADVLKVGHHGSVTSSTASFLDKVSPQFGIISAGKNNLYGHPALEVLKRLRERNVTIYRTDEHGDISIIVNKKRMKVNTAQ, translated from the coding sequence ATGAACCCAAGATATGCCGTCTTAAGTGCTGGCTCTGTATTCTATGGGATATGGCTTTCCAAGCATCCTTCGGTAACCGGGATCGTTTTGCTGGCTTTCCTGGTTATCGTTATTTTTATACAACTTAGACAAAAATCTATATATATCCTTATTTTTCTACCCATCTTTTTCACTTACTCTCATTACGATAGCACTCATAGTTTCACAAAGCTAACAGCAGAGCAGATCATGTTTTCAGGCAGTATTAAATCGATTCCCAAGATAGATGGAAACTTATTGAGTTTTGAACTTGTAACGAATGATGAAACGGTTGTAGTTTATCATAAAATAAAATCAGCGTTTGAAAAAGAACAGCTAAAAAAACTAAGTATCAACCTATCATGCATTATAAAAGGAAAACTTGAAAAACCCCGAAAAAAAAGCCATTTTTATGGAATGGATTATCGTGAGTATTTAAAGAACAACAAGATCTATTGGACTTTAAAAACGGTAGAGTTTGGCGTGGAGTACTGTAAGAAGACAAATAAGTTAAGTGTTCATGAACACATCAAGAGTTGGAGAAGTAAGAATATTAAAGAATTAGAACGTCATTTTTCCAATAACACAGCCGGTCTGATGAATGCTCTGCTTTTTGGTTATAGAAACGGAATTGAGGCAGAAACACTTCATTACTATCAAGGTTTAGGCTTGACCCATCTATTGGCGGTATCCGGATTTAATGTTGGAATTGTTACTTACTTTTTATACGTAATTCTTGTTAGGGTAGGTGTGGTTAAGGAAATTGCTTATGGATTGATCATCATTTTCTTACCGGTTTATATTGTTCTCACGGGAGCAGAGAGCTCAATCATACGAGCGGGTATGATGGGCATCATCGTGATATGTTTTATGATGTTAAGAAGAAAAATGCACCCTGTAACCCTGTTGTCAACGGTATGCATAGGGATGCTGAGCTATAATCCTTCCTTTGCTTTTAATCTTGGGTTTCAACTTTCTTTTTTGATGACATTCGTATTGATCACTTCAATTTATGTACTCGAAAAGGCTTCTCCTCTTAGATTGCTGATTTTGACTTCATTCATCTGTTCTTTATTTTCCTTCCCAATCATTTTGTATCATTTCTTTGAATTTTCATTGTTATCAATTCCCTTTAATGTGTTATACATCCCATTCGTATCCATGGTCTTGTTTCCCCTTTCTTTTTTTACTCTACTTCTTTCTATTTTTGCACCAAGAACCATTCCGATCGTTAACGAGATTATTGAATCCTTGTTTAATTTCTCTGTGTTGTTTATGGAAAAGGCTCAATTCCTCAAAATGGCTGTTGTTTTAGGCAGGCCAACAGATTGGATATTTGGTCTTTATTTTGTTGCGATTTTTTACTTACTCTATAGATGGGAGCTTACCAAACGCATTCACATAGTGTTCTCTGTGCCCTTCCTTTTTGTCTGCTTCATTCATTGGGGAGTACCATATGTGAACCCAAATGCAACAATATCATTTATTAATGTAGGACAAGGAGATAGCATCCTCGTTGAATTACCCTATAGAAAAGCCGTCTATTTGATAGATACTGGCGGTTCAGTTTCATTTGATCAAGAGGATTGGGAAAAAAGAGAGGAAGAATATGACGTTACAAAAGAAGTCGTATATCCATTCTTAAAAGCGAAAGGAATTCGACATTTAGATGGGTTGATGATCACACACGGAGATATGGACCATGCTGGGGGTGGTGAGTTTTTGCTTGAACATAGTAAGGTAAGTAATGTTTTTTTGCCATATAAACGAAAGAACAATAATCTTGAGAACCTCATCGAAACTACATCAGCCAAAAATAACATCAATGTGGTGAAGTTAGGTAAAGGTATGCAATGGGAATCAGCTCATTCCTCCTTTTTCGTTTTGCATCCAGGATCTCAAGAAAGTACTTCAAATAATAATTCTATCGTTCTTTGGCTAAAGATTTATAATCGTACATTTTTATTAACGGGTGATATGGAGGAGGAAGCTGAAAGGGAAGTCATAAATAGTTTTCCAAAAATAAAAGCGGATGTTCTTAAGGTTGGTCACCACGGTAGTGTAACTTCTTCAACGGCATCTTTTTTAGATAAGGTCTCTCCTCAATTTGGAATTATTTCAGCGGGGAAAAATAATTTATATGGCCATCCGGCACTAGAAGTTTTGAAAAGGTTACGTGAGAGAAACGTTACTATTTATCGGACAGATGAGCACGGGGATATTTCAATAATTGTAAACAAAAAGAGGATGAAAGTTAACACTGCACAATAA
- the gpr gene encoding GPR endopeptidase, whose protein sequence is MGKDLDLSAYSVRTDLAIEAHDMLLKEDEVVNKSTLEGVIIHEKDRDGIKIVRVEIDEKGAETTGKKAGVYVTFEVQGIREKDSKLQERVQEVFAHDFNRFLKEQGIKQDDTCLVVGLGNWNVTPDSLGPLVVENLTITKHLFELAPENVEEGFRPVCAISPGVMGITGIETSDIIDGIVKKANPDFVIAIDALASRSIERVNATIQVSNTGIHPGSGVGNKRKELSKETLGIPVISIGIPTVVDAATITSDTIDFILKHLGREMSEKDKPSKSLLPAGMTFGEKKVLTDDDLPDEGHRKSFLGIVGVLEEDEKLRLIREVLAPIGHNLMVTPKEVDVFIEDMANVLANGLNTALHGGIDQGNTSSYTH, encoded by the coding sequence ATGGGTAAGGATTTGGACCTCTCAGCCTATTCAGTGCGAACAGATCTGGCGATAGAAGCGCACGATATGCTATTGAAAGAAGATGAAGTTGTAAATAAAAGTACACTTGAAGGTGTCATCATACATGAAAAAGATAGGGACGGAATCAAGATCGTTAGAGTGGAGATCGATGAAAAGGGAGCGGAGACTACCGGGAAAAAAGCGGGCGTATATGTCACTTTCGAGGTTCAAGGAATCCGTGAAAAAGATTCAAAGCTACAAGAACGCGTGCAAGAAGTTTTTGCACATGATTTTAATCGTTTCTTAAAAGAACAAGGCATCAAGCAGGACGATACTTGTCTGGTTGTAGGGTTGGGTAATTGGAATGTAACTCCTGATTCTCTTGGTCCATTGGTTGTTGAAAATCTGACCATCACAAAGCATCTTTTCGAGTTAGCTCCTGAAAACGTCGAAGAAGGATTTCGTCCAGTCTGTGCGATATCACCAGGAGTCATGGGCATTACAGGTATTGAGACGAGTGATATCATCGATGGGATCGTGAAAAAAGCAAATCCGGATTTTGTAATCGCAATCGATGCTCTAGCATCCCGTTCAATCGAACGGGTGAACGCCACGATCCAAGTTTCAAATACTGGTATCCATCCGGGGTCGGGGGTTGGAAACAAGCGTAAAGAACTTAGCAAAGAAACGTTAGGGATACCGGTTATCTCTATCGGAATTCCTACAGTAGTCGATGCGGCTACGATTACGAGTGATACGATTGATTTTATTCTAAAGCACCTTGGACGTGAGATGAGTGAGAAGGATAAACCTTCTAAGTCCCTTTTACCAGCGGGTATGACATTCGGTGAAAAGAAAGTACTTACAGATGATGATCTGCCTGATGAAGGTCATCGTAAATCGTTCTTGGGAATTGTTGGGGTACTTGAAGAAGATGAAAAACTTAGGTTGATCCGAGAAGTACTTGCTCCAATCGGGCATAATTTGATGGTTACACCGAAAGAGGTGGATGTGTTTATTGAGGACATGGCCAACGTATTAGCGAATGGTCTGAACACGGCTCTTCATGGAGGCATCGATCAAGGAAATACTTCTTCTTATACGCATTAA
- the rpsT gene encoding 30S ribosomal protein S20, with translation MANIKSAIKRVKTNEKRRAHNASLKSGMRTAIKNFEALAASNNAEGAQAAFVTASKKIDKAANKGLIHKNAASRQKSRLAKALNGVNA, from the coding sequence TTGGCTAATATTAAATCAGCGATTAAACGTGTAAAAACTAACGAAAAGCGTCGTGCACACAACGCTTCACTAAAGTCTGGCATGCGTACTGCTATCAAAAACTTTGAAGCACTTGCAGCTTCAAACAATGCAGAAGGTGCTCAAGCAGCTTTTGTTACTGCTTCTAAGAAGATTGACAAAGCAGCAAACAAAGGACTTATCCACAAAAATGCAGCTTCTCGCCAAAAGTCTCGTCTTGCTAAGGCTTTAAACGGTGTTAACGCATAA